In Candidatus Cloacimonadota bacterium, the DNA window GCCAGCAGGGATTTTTCCTTGAGGGCAATATCGATGGGGATGGAAGTGTCATATATGTAGCCAACGCTCCAAAAACGCAGGAAACGGCAGCTTGGAGCGGCTCCGACATATTCCAGTAAGTCCTTGAGCAGCACACCTTTCCATAATCCATTCACAGACCAGCGGGTCACGCTGGTGAGCCGGCTTTCCACCTCGGTTTGGGGCAGCGCCAGAATCTGGTTCCAGGAAAAAGTTTGCGGGTTGGCACAAGCGCCGGTGACTTTCACTTCCCAGTTTTCTCTGTCAAGCGCGCCGGGGTGGCCTTCAGCCCAAAAAATGGGGGTGTCCATTTCGGCGAGAGTTTTCATTTATTCTCCAGTATTTAAAAAATGTTTCACCAAAGGTCGGAACATGGTTCCACAAAGAGGTTTTGGATGATATCTGTGGGCAGGATGGATGCCGTAGCTCTTTTTTGGGCAAGCAGTTCGGCAGTTTTACCCATGAGGAAGGAGGCGTTCATCGCGGCGAGGGGAATATCTTGTCCCTGCGCCAAAAATGAAGTGATGATTCCGGCAAGAACGTCGCCGCTGCCGCCTGTGGCAAGACCATCATTTCCGCTTGTGTTAATCAGGGTTTGAGCGCCGTCGTGATAGATG includes these proteins:
- a CDS encoding molybdopterin-dependent oxidoreductase; the protein is MKTLAEMDTPIFWAEGHPGALDRENWEVKVTGACANPQTFSWNQILALPQTEVESRLTSVTRWSVNGLWKGVLLKDLLEYVGAAPSCRFLRFWSVGYIYDTSIPIDIALKEKSLLAHSFNGDFLTEDYGGPVRGFIPYLWGYKSAKCVVRIDLMEHYVSGFWELRGYTDSAKIEAGPCRDMNDGGAIKEIQGPGEVFF